A genomic segment from Gilvibacter sp. SZ-19 encodes:
- the sprA gene encoding cell surface protein SprA, producing MNREHYRKARLLKGLIFLFSILTTATTLAQDPAETVTDSTKTGFVMGRMELPTNSVEDSYTYDPITDRYIYTQKVGSFDITYPTILTPDEYHDLVLQESMREYFKTKIDAADGKKDGSEEDQKNLLPNFYVNSNFFETVFGGNTIEVIPQGSIEMDLGLLFTKQDNPAFSPRNRRNLTFDFDQRISLSLLGKVGKRLQVTANYDTESTFDFQNQIKLEYTPTEDDIVRKIEVGNVALPLNTSLITGAQSLFGVKTELQFGKTRITGVFSEQQSETRTVVAEGGATVTDFEIFALDYDEDRHFFLSQYFRDRYDANLEQYPFINTQIQITRAEVWVTNRTQNTENVRNIVALQDLGESDPDKIGLLTVPPGFINAAPSALPDNSNNDFNPFGINGPAESILNDAIRDVASVEAGFGGLPVREGIDYAKQENARKLQPNEYTLHPKLGYVSLSQRLSNDEVLAVAFQYTINGRVYQVGEFSNDGVNSTGSNPDDDMDGIPNIADVDINGDGVNDNGTDSDGDGINDSSDVDQTGGNDVNVDGIDDNVVFAEGSPQNLVLKLLKSNIINVETPTWDLMMKNIYNLGAFQLERDDFRMNILYTDPSPLNYITQAPGGGLTPAVPLPEDVEQTTLLRVFDLDQLNYNNDPVAEGDGFFDFVPGLTVDQQNGRIIFTKVEPFGEYLFNKLGNNLASENYDVPTTYNANQNQYVFRELYASTKTFAEQNASEKNKFQLKGRYKSSAGDGIPIGGFNIPQGSVTVSAGGRVLVEGVDYTVNYQLGRVQILDQALLNSNTPIEITTENNSVFGQQTRRFTGLNIEHQFNENFMVGATYLNLNERPITQKANYSYEPINNTIVGLNANYSTQLPFLTRMVNHLPNIDTDVESNVSLRGEFAYLFAGAPKVSNFDGTVTTYVDDFEGAQTALDIKTPLSWFLSSTPVGFGGELPNGDLAYNYNRAKLAWYTIDPIFYSRQRPDGITDDDLSSFATRRVFIDEIFPEVDIVQGQTQALFSLDLAYFPGERGPYNYNPEAGGTNTLPNPGSRFGGISRQLTSTDFERTNVEYIQFWLMDPYAHDTSLTDRGKLTFNLGNISEDILKDGRKQYENGLPADGGTSNTIPTVYGKVPSQQSLIYTFDTTGPDRENQDIGYDGINDAGEAATFPAFASLEDPANDNYVFFLQAEGNIIDRYKQYNGNEGNSPEAVTNTNRGATPQPDVEDINRDNTMNTVDSYFEYEVPIYPGMSVENNTSINGASQDYITDVKELVVTLENNTDIPVRWIQYKIPISAPDRAVNGIADFRSIRFMRMYLSEFQQNTVLRFGTLDLVRGDYRRYLETLDITGEDNEGDDTLFETEAVSIEQNENRVPIPYVLPPGVQREELVNNNNNIRQNEQSLSIRVVGLEPGDGRGVYKNFNVDMRQYKNLEMFLHAESIATETPLADGELVAFMRLGNDLSQNYYEIQIPLNTTSFGTSDPEGIWPIENRLNLPLTLLQEVKARVNALGLSAADEVFFTESELGGDVGPENEMRIGIKGNPSFGAVRTIMLGLKNQSNREVAGEVWFNELRLSDLENSGGWAAIANMDANIADFATVSASGQRSTIGFGSLEQGPLERSLEDVQSYDLVTNVNLGQLLPKSWGVQLPFNYGRSEQLVTPKYDPEFLDVELDVSLENEVTDAERDARQRQSTEYTKRESINFIGVRKDRTTEKTPMPYDIENFTFSYSYNEENHRDFEIEESLSQNVNLGGTYNFNFPQKTFEPFKKSDSLFRGRYWRFLKDLNVNYLPTSLTVNSGFMRQFNSQKFREINLPEGALGLPVLYQRNYTFDFQFTLNYNLTKSLRFNFNSNRNNFVNNFLNDGGLIDDPDSGVWDGFFDLGEPNRHFQSLQLNYDLPFNKFPFLEFIRATYSYTGDYQWQDGSDLYDNITITTTDGVTETYNLGNSIQNASTHRINSTLDFTSFYRYLGVKKKKAPGDDGNSATPSSSVFSSGNAKGGNASGGGVAGGPPGAGADDADADGKPKSKLSAGDKALNTVIGIVTGLKRAQFNYQENRGTFLPGYLQSIGFIGTLKPTTGFVFGSQADVRALAARKGWLTIFPEFNQQYTTTKNNQLDYQMTFEFLPDLKIDLNGNRTLSESYAENYIVQDGLYESLTPNTFGNFNISTMLIRTAFQSSDEFNSETFNQFRSNRLVVAERLARDFYGTDDFPRDPSTGFPVGFGRNNQEVLLPAFLSAYTGQDANDVRKGLFRDVPLPNWDVKYTGLMRLKWFKKNFKRFSIQHGYRAGYTVNQFQSNLDFNEDNPTAVDQAGNFKNRLILSNVNLTEQFSPLVKVDFEMKNSVKVLAEVRTDRALSLSFANNLLTEIQGTEYILGLGYRIKDLRIGTNFGGKKKILKSDLNFKLDASIRDNKTIIRYLDIENNQVTAGQTIYGLQFTADYALSKNLTALFYYDHTFSEYAISTAFPQTTIRTGLTLRYNFGN from the coding sequence TTGAACAGGGAACATTACCGCAAGGCAAGGCTGCTTAAGGGCCTGATATTCCTTTTTAGCATACTAACCACCGCAACAACACTAGCACAGGATCCAGCGGAAACCGTAACGGACTCTACTAAGACTGGCTTTGTCATGGGTCGTATGGAACTTCCAACCAACAGTGTGGAAGATTCATATACCTACGATCCGATCACAGACCGCTATATCTACACCCAGAAAGTTGGTTCCTTTGATATCACCTATCCAACCATACTCACTCCAGACGAATACCACGATCTGGTCCTGCAGGAATCCATGCGGGAGTACTTTAAAACCAAGATCGACGCTGCCGATGGTAAAAAAGACGGCTCAGAAGAAGATCAGAAGAATTTATTGCCCAACTTTTACGTAAACTCAAATTTCTTCGAGACCGTATTTGGAGGCAACACTATAGAGGTGATCCCACAAGGATCTATTGAAATGGATTTAGGGCTCTTGTTCACAAAGCAAGATAACCCAGCTTTTTCGCCGAGAAACAGAAGGAACCTAACCTTTGATTTTGACCAACGCATCTCTTTGAGTTTGTTAGGGAAGGTCGGGAAGCGTTTGCAAGTAACGGCGAACTACGATACAGAATCGACCTTTGATTTCCAGAATCAGATCAAATTAGAATACACACCTACAGAAGACGATATTGTTCGCAAGATCGAAGTAGGTAACGTGGCTCTGCCTTTAAACACAAGTCTTATCACAGGAGCTCAATCGCTTTTCGGGGTAAAGACCGAATTGCAATTTGGTAAAACGCGAATCACAGGGGTTTTCTCTGAGCAGCAATCGGAAACGCGAACGGTTGTGGCAGAAGGTGGTGCTACCGTAACAGATTTTGAGATCTTCGCATTAGATTATGACGAGGACCGTCACTTTTTCCTTTCGCAATACTTTAGAGATCGCTACGACGCCAACTTAGAGCAGTATCCGTTTATAAACACACAGATCCAAATTACCCGGGCAGAAGTTTGGGTTACCAATAGAACGCAGAACACCGAGAATGTTAGAAACATTGTTGCCTTGCAGGATCTAGGAGAGTCAGATCCGGATAAGATCGGACTACTAACAGTGCCACCGGGCTTTATCAATGCTGCTCCGTCTGCCTTGCCGGACAACTCCAACAACGACTTTAACCCCTTTGGAATTAACGGGCCGGCAGAAAGTATCTTGAACGATGCGATTCGCGATGTGGCTTCGGTAGAAGCAGGATTTGGCGGATTGCCTGTTCGCGAGGGAATCGATTATGCCAAGCAAGAGAATGCGCGGAAGCTGCAACCCAACGAATATACCTTACACCCAAAACTCGGTTACGTTTCCTTGAGCCAACGCTTGAGTAATGATGAGGTTTTGGCAGTAGCATTCCAGTATACCATCAATGGTCGCGTTTATCAGGTTGGAGAATTCTCTAACGACGGGGTGAACTCTACAGGTTCTAACCCAGATGACGATATGGATGGTATTCCGAACATTGCCGATGTGGATATCAATGGCGATGGAGTCAACGATAACGGAACCGATAGCGATGGCGATGGGATCAACGACAGCAGCGACGTAGACCAAACCGGAGGAAACGACGTAAACGTAGACGGAATTGACGATAATGTGGTCTTTGCAGAAGGCTCTCCGCAGAATCTCGTTCTAAAATTGCTTAAGAGTAATATCATCAATGTAGAGACCCCAACTTGGGATCTGATGATGAAGAACATCTATAATCTGGGTGCTTTCCAATTGGAGCGCGACGATTTTAGAATGAACATTTTGTACACGGACCCTTCTCCTTTGAATTACATTACGCAAGCACCAGGAGGTGGATTGACTCCAGCTGTTCCACTACCGGAAGATGTTGAGCAAACCACACTACTACGTGTTTTTGACCTGGATCAATTGAACTACAACAACGACCCGGTTGCAGAAGGAGACGGTTTCTTCGATTTTGTTCCGGGGCTAACCGTAGATCAGCAAAACGGACGCATCATCTTTACTAAGGTGGAACCATTTGGTGAGTACCTCTTCAACAAATTAGGAAATAACCTAGCTTCGGAGAATTACGATGTGCCTACTACCTATAACGCCAACCAGAACCAATACGTTTTCCGCGAGCTTTACGCCTCTACCAAGACCTTTGCAGAGCAAAATGCGAGTGAGAAGAACAAGTTCCAGTTAAAAGGACGTTATAAGTCCTCTGCAGGAGATGGAATCCCTATTGGAGGATTCAATATCCCTCAAGGTTCGGTAACGGTTTCTGCCGGAGGACGTGTGCTTGTAGAAGGAGTAGACTATACCGTGAACTATCAATTAGGACGTGTCCAGATATTGGATCAAGCCTTGTTGAACAGTAATACGCCAATTGAGATCACTACGGAGAACAACTCTGTTTTTGGTCAGCAAACACGTCGATTTACAGGATTGAATATTGAGCACCAGTTCAACGAGAACTTTATGGTTGGTGCTACTTATTTGAACTTGAACGAGCGCCCGATCACCCAAAAGGCGAACTACAGTTACGAGCCAATTAACAATACCATCGTTGGGCTGAACGCGAATTATTCGACTCAACTTCCGTTCTTAACACGCATGGTGAATCACCTGCCAAACATCGATACCGATGTGGAATCTAATGTTTCCTTACGAGGGGAATTTGCTTATCTCTTTGCAGGAGCACCTAAGGTGAGCAATTTCGATGGTACGGTGACTACTTATGTGGACGACTTTGAAGGAGCTCAAACTGCCTTAGATATTAAAACCCCGCTTAGCTGGTTCTTATCTAGTACACCAGTTGGTTTTGGAGGAGAGTTGCCCAATGGCGATTTGGCCTACAACTACAACCGCGCCAAGCTAGCCTGGTATACCATTGACCCTATCTTTTACAGCCGTCAGCGACCAGATGGAATTACCGACGACGATCTGTCAAGTTTTGCGACCAGACGTGTATTTATAGACGAGATCTTCCCAGAAGTCGACATTGTACAGGGGCAAACACAAGCTTTGTTTTCTTTAGACCTTGCGTATTTCCCAGGAGAACGTGGACCATACAACTATAACCCAGAAGCCGGAGGAACCAATACGCTGCCAAATCCTGGTAGCCGATTTGGAGGTATCTCGAGACAATTGACCTCTACGGATTTTGAAAGAACCAACGTGGAATACATCCAATTCTGGCTTATGGACCCGTATGCGCATGACACCAGTCTTACCGATCGTGGAAAATTGACCTTTAACTTGGGTAATATTTCTGAGGATATTCTTAAAGACGGTAGAAAGCAATACGAGAACGGACTTCCGGCAGACGGAGGTACTTCCAATACGATTCCAACGGTTTACGGTAAAGTGCCGTCACAACAATCGCTTATCTACACTTTTGATACTACAGGACCAGACAGAGAGAATCAGGATATCGGTTATGACGGTATTAACGATGCGGGTGAGGCAGCTACCTTCCCAGCTTTTGCAAGCTTAGAGGATCCTGCCAATGACAACTATGTTTTCTTCTTACAGGCGGAGGGTAACATCATTGACCGATACAAACAATACAACGGAAACGAAGGTAACTCCCCAGAAGCGGTGACCAATACCAATCGCGGGGCAACACCACAGCCCGATGTAGAAGACATCAACAGAGATAACACCATGAATACCGTAGACAGCTACTTCGAATATGAAGTGCCTATCTATCCAGGTATGAGTGTAGAGAACAACACCAGTATTAACGGAGCGTCTCAAGACTATATCACCGACGTAAAAGAATTGGTGGTAACCTTAGAGAACAATACAGACATTCCGGTGCGTTGGATCCAATACAAGATCCCTATCAGTGCGCCAGATCGTGCGGTGAACGGTATTGCAGATTTCCGTTCGATCCGTTTCATGCGTATGTATTTGTCAGAGTTCCAGCAGAACACAGTCTTGCGTTTTGGAACCCTTGACCTGGTGCGCGGTGACTACCGTCGTTATTTGGAGACTTTGGATATTACCGGAGAGGATAACGAAGGAGACGATACCTTATTCGAGACAGAAGCGGTAAGCATTGAACAGAATGAGAACCGTGTTCCAATTCCTTATGTTTTGCCTCCTGGAGTGCAGCGCGAGGAGCTGGTAAACAATAACAATAACATTCGTCAAAACGAGCAATCGCTCTCTATTAGGGTCGTTGGGCTCGAACCAGGAGATGGTCGTGGGGTGTATAAGAACTTTAATGTGGACATGCGTCAGTACAAGAACTTGGAGATGTTCTTACACGCAGAATCCATTGCTACAGAAACGCCTTTGGCAGACGGAGAACTAGTGGCCTTTATGCGATTGGGTAATGACCTTTCGCAGAATTACTACGAGATTCAGATCCCGCTAAATACTACTTCTTTTGGAACTTCAGACCCTGAAGGTATTTGGCCAATTGAAAACCGATTGAATTTACCCCTTACGCTATTACAGGAGGTCAAGGCCCGCGTAAATGCTTTAGGTTTATCTGCTGCGGATGAGGTCTTTTTTACAGAATCCGAGCTTGGCGGCGATGTAGGTCCTGAGAACGAAATGCGAATCGGGATCAAAGGTAATCCGAGTTTTGGTGCAGTACGTACCATTATGCTCGGGCTTAAGAACCAATCGAACCGCGAAGTTGCTGGAGAGGTTTGGTTCAACGAATTGCGTTTGTCTGACTTGGAGAACAGCGGCGGATGGGCAGCCATTGCCAATATGGATGCCAATATCGCAGACTTCGCTACCGTTAGCGCAAGTGGGCAGCGTTCGACCATTGGTTTTGGTTCTTTAGAGCAAGGACCATTGGAGCGTAGCTTAGAGGATGTACAATCATACGACTTAGTAACCAATGTGAACCTCGGGCAATTGTTGCCTAAATCTTGGGGTGTTCAACTGCCGTTCAACTACGGACGTTCCGAGCAATTGGTAACGCCGAAATACGATCCAGAATTCCTTGATGTGGAATTGGATGTAAGCCTGGAGAATGAGGTTACCGATGCCGAGCGCGATGCGCGTCAGCGTCAATCTACAGAATACACCAAAAGAGAGAGTATCAACTTTATCGGAGTGCGTAAGGATCGCACTACCGAAAAGACTCCAATGCCTTATGACATTGAGAACTTTACCTTCTCTTACAGCTATAACGAAGAGAACCATCGTGATTTTGAGATCGAGGAATCCCTGAGTCAGAATGTCAACTTGGGAGGTACTTATAATTTCAACTTTCCGCAGAAAACTTTTGAACCCTTTAAGAAAAGCGACTCGCTCTTTAGAGGTAGGTATTGGAGATTCTTAAAGGATCTGAACGTAAATTATCTGCCTACAAGTTTAACGGTCAATTCCGGCTTTATGCGACAGTTCAACTCACAAAAGTTCAGAGAGATCAACTTGCCAGAAGGCGCCTTGGGCTTACCGGTATTGTATCAACGCAATTACACCTTCGACTTCCAGTTCACGCTTAATTATAATTTGACCAAGTCCTTGCGATTCAATTTCAACTCGAACCGAAACAACTTTGTCAATAATTTCTTGAACGATGGAGGACTCATAGACGATCCTGATTCAGGAGTTTGGGATGGCTTCTTTGACCTTGGGGAACCCAACCGACATTTCCAATCCTTACAGCTCAATTACGATCTGCCGTTCAATAAATTCCCATTCCTGGAGTTCATTAGGGCAACCTATTCCTATACGGGAGACTACCAATGGCAAGACGGATCTGATCTTTACGACAATATTACCATCACTACTACGGACGGGGTGACGGAAACTTATAATTTGGGTAACTCGATTCAGAATGCGAGCACACACCGCATTAATTCGACCTTAGATTTTACCAGTTTCTATCGCTACTTAGGAGTGAAGAAAAAGAAAGCTCCGGGCGACGATGGAAATTCTGCTACTCCGAGCAGCTCTGTATTTAGCAGCGGAAACGCTAAAGGTGGAAATGCTAGCGGCGGTGGTGTTGCAGGAGGCCCTCCGGGTGCCGGTGCCGACGATGCCGATGCCGATGGTAAACCAAAGTCGAAACTCTCTGCTGGAGATAAGGCTCTAAATACTGTAATCGGAATTGTAACTGGTCTTAAACGTGCGCAGTTCAACTACCAAGAGAACCGAGGTACTTTCTTGCCGGGTTACTTGCAATCTATTGGATTTATAGGAACCTTAAAACCAACTACTGGATTTGTCTTTGGTAGTCAGGCCGATGTGCGTGCCCTTGCCGCACGTAAGGGTTGGCTTACCATTTTCCCAGAATTCAACCAGCAGTATACCACCACCAAGAACAATCAGTTGGATTACCAGATGACCTTTGAGTTCCTTCCGGATCTAAAGATCGATCTGAACGGTAATCGCACTTTGTCTGAGTCTTATGCAGAGAACTATATTGTACAAGACGGACTGTACGAATCTTTGACTCCAAACACTTTTGGGAACTTCAATATTTCGACCATGCTTATTCGCACGGCTTTCCAGAGCAGCGATGAGTTCAATTCGGAGACTTTCAATCAGTTTAGAAGCAATCGTTTGGTTGTTGCGGAGCGATTGGCGCGTGATTTCTACGGAACGGATGACTTCCCGAGAGATCCATCTACTGGCTTCCCAGTCGGATTTGGGCGCAATAACCAAGAAGTGCTCTTGCCGGCATTCCTTTCGGCCTATACCGGGCAGGACGCCAACGATGTGCGCAAGGGACTCTTTAGAGATGTGCCACTGCCTAATTGGGATGTCAAGTATACGGGACTGATGCGCTTGAAGTGGTTCAAGAAGAATTTTAAGCGTTTCTCTATTCAGCATGGATATCGTGCAGGTTATACCGTGAATCAGTTCCAGAGCAATTTGGACTTTAACGAGGACAATCCTACGGCAGTAGATCAGGCCGGGAACTTCAAGAACCGATTGATCTTATCTAACGTAAACTTGACGGAGCAATTCAGTCCGTTAGTGAAGGTTGATTTTGAAATGAAGAATTCGGTGAAAGTTTTGGCAGAAGTTCGTACAGATCGCGCTTTATCGCTTAGCTTTGCAAATAACTTGTTGACCGAGATCCAAGGAACAGAATACATCCTCGGATTAGGGTATCGCATCAAGGATCTCCGAATAGGTACCAACTTTGGAGGCAAGAAGAAGATCCTTAAAAGTGACTTGAACTTTAAATTAGATGCCTCAATAAGAGACAACAAGACCATTATTCGTTATTTGGATATTGAAAACAATCAGGTGACTGCTGGGCAAACCATTTACGGCTTGCAGTTTACGGCAGATTACGCTTTGAGCAAGAATTTAACGGCCTTGTTCTATTACGATCACACCTTCTCGGAATACGCTATTTCTACAGCCTTTCCGCAGACAACGATCCGTACAGGACTGACGTTACGATATAATTTTGGGAACTAA
- a CDS encoding NADP-dependent malic enzyme: MSKPTKRKEALDYHAKPRPGKIEVVPTKKYSTQRDLSLAYSPGVAEPCLEIEKDKSNNYKYTNKGNLVAVISNGTAVLGLGNIGPEASKPVMEGKGLLFKIFAGIDVFDIEIDTENVDEFIETVKRIAPTFGGINLEDIKAPEAFEIETRLKQELDIPIMHDDQHGTAIISTAALLNALEIAEKNIDEVRLVISGAGAAAVSCTRMYIACGVKPEHIVMLDSKGVIRKDRDGLSKEKAEFATDRKIDTLEEALKDADVFVGLSIGNIVSPKMLKSMAAKPIVFALANPDPEIAYDLACKTRDDIIMATGRSDNPNQVNNVLGFPFIFRGALDVRATKINEEMKMAAALALAELTKQPVPEQVNIAYGETRLNFGKDYIIPKPFDPRLIEAIPPAVAKAAMESGVATAPIKDWQAYEDELLARMGNDNKIVRLLINRARTNPKKIVFAEADHLDVLKAAQIVYEEGIATPVLLGRKETIKELMEEIDFEGELDIIDPKDDETLPLLKSYAKTFWEKRRRSGITLYDAEKLMRERNYFACMMVNEGDAEGLISGYSRAYASVVRPVIETIGRFDGVDKVATTNLMLTKRGPLFISDTAINIDPTAEDLAKIAHMTAYTMQLFGVNPTMAMVSYNNFGSSKHPASEKVRKAVEILHRDVPQLCVDGGLQADFALNPEMRGSKYPFSKLGKKKVNALIFPNLDAANSNYKLLKEFDDADSIGPIMLGLKKPAHILQLGATVEEIVNMVAVVVIDAQQKEKRAKEQAKKQG; the protein is encoded by the coding sequence ATGAGTAAACCCACCAAGAGAAAAGAAGCACTTGATTATCACGCCAAACCACGGCCGGGTAAGATAGAGGTAGTTCCTACCAAAAAGTACAGCACCCAGCGCGATCTGTCATTGGCCTATTCGCCAGGGGTTGCAGAACCTTGTCTGGAGATAGAGAAAGACAAGTCGAATAATTACAAGTATACCAACAAAGGAAACTTGGTCGCTGTGATCTCTAACGGAACAGCGGTATTAGGACTGGGTAATATTGGGCCTGAGGCGTCCAAACCAGTTATGGAAGGTAAGGGCTTGCTCTTTAAGATCTTTGCTGGAATTGATGTATTCGATATTGAGATCGATACCGAGAATGTAGATGAGTTTATCGAAACGGTAAAGCGCATAGCTCCGACCTTTGGTGGGATCAACTTAGAAGATATCAAGGCTCCTGAGGCTTTTGAGATAGAGACCCGCTTAAAGCAGGAACTCGATATTCCGATCATGCATGACGATCAGCACGGCACGGCGATCATTTCTACAGCAGCCTTACTGAACGCCTTAGAGATCGCAGAAAAGAATATCGACGAGGTGCGTTTAGTGATCTCTGGCGCTGGTGCAGCAGCTGTAAGTTGCACGCGCATGTATATTGCATGTGGCGTTAAACCAGAGCATATAGTGATGCTCGATTCTAAAGGAGTAATTCGCAAGGATCGAGACGGACTTTCTAAAGAGAAAGCAGAATTCGCTACAGATCGAAAGATAGACACCCTGGAGGAGGCATTGAAAGATGCAGATGTATTTGTTGGCTTGTCTATTGGAAATATTGTTAGCCCTAAAATGCTTAAAAGCATGGCGGCCAAACCTATTGTTTTTGCCTTGGCAAATCCCGATCCGGAGATAGCCTATGATCTGGCCTGCAAGACTCGAGATGACATTATCATGGCCACAGGGCGTAGTGATAATCCGAATCAGGTGAACAATGTACTAGGTTTTCCTTTTATTTTCCGCGGAGCGCTCGATGTCCGGGCCACTAAGATCAATGAAGAAATGAAAATGGCCGCAGCTTTGGCTTTGGCCGAATTAACCAAACAGCCGGTTCCTGAGCAGGTGAATATTGCCTACGGAGAGACCCGCTTGAACTTTGGTAAAGATTATATCATCCCTAAGCCTTTTGACCCAAGGCTTATCGAAGCGATTCCACCGGCAGTTGCAAAAGCGGCTATGGAAAGTGGTGTTGCCACTGCGCCGATCAAAGATTGGCAGGCTTATGAGGATGAGTTACTTGCTCGCATGGGCAACGACAATAAGATCGTGCGCTTGCTTATTAACCGAGCCAGAACCAATCCGAAGAAAATCGTATTTGCAGAAGCAGACCATTTAGATGTATTAAAAGCAGCCCAGATCGTATACGAAGAAGGTATTGCAACTCCCGTTCTGTTAGGACGCAAAGAGACCATCAAGGAGTTGATGGAAGAGATCGACTTTGAAGGAGAACTCGATATCATTGACCCAAAGGACGACGAAACTTTACCACTATTAAAGTCCTATGCCAAGACCTTTTGGGAGAAGCGTCGCAGAAGTGGTATAACCCTTTACGATGCCGAAAAACTGATGCGTGAGCGCAACTATTTTGCCTGTATGATGGTGAACGAAGGTGATGCAGAAGGCTTGATCTCTGGCTATTCCAGAGCCTATGCTTCTGTGGTGCGACCGGTTATAGAGACCATTGGTCGTTTTGATGGGGTGGATAAGGTGGCCACTACCAACCTCATGCTAACCAAACGCGGGCCACTCTTTATTTCAGACACTGCGATCAATATAGATCCTACTGCAGAAGACTTGGCCAAGATAGCGCATATGACTGCCTATACCATGCAGCTCTTTGGGGTGAACCCAACCATGGCTATGGTGTCTTACAACAACTTTGGTTCTTCTAAACATCCTGCCTCGGAGAAAGTACGCAAGGCGGTGGAGATCTTGCATCGCGATGTGCCACAACTCTGTGTGGATGGTGGATTACAAGCGGACTTTGCGCTCAACCCGGAAATGCGTGGAAGCAAATATCCTTTTTCTAAGTTGGGTAAAAAGAAGGTCAATGCACTGATCTTCCCAAATCTGGACGCGGCCAACAGCAACTACAAATTACTCAAAGAGTTTGACGATGCCGATTCCATTGGACCTATTATGCTTGGTCTTAAGAAACCGGCGCACATCTTACAATTGGGGGCTACCGTAGAAGAAATTGTCAATATGGTAGCTGTTGTGGTGATCGATGCGCAGCAAAAGGAAAAGCGCGCAAAGGAGCAGGCAAAAAAGCAGGGCTAA
- the ruvA gene encoding Holliday junction branch migration protein RuvA — translation MITHLKGRLVEKSPTSVVVECNGVGYEAHISLHTFSLLPESENVKLFTHLLVREDSHTLYGFFEPSEREIFKLLISVSGVGASTARTMLSSLPPKQVQQAIATGDVAVIQGVKGIGAKTAQRVILDLKDKILKVFAMEDVSDFSSNTNRDEALSALETLGFSRKQTDKVLNKIVQEDPNASVESIIKLALKNL, via the coding sequence ATGATAACCCACTTAAAGGGAAGACTAGTTGAAAAATCGCCTACGTCTGTTGTAGTGGAATGCAACGGAGTAGGTTATGAGGCTCACATCTCATTACACACGTTTTCTTTACTCCCTGAATCGGAAAATGTAAAATTGTTTACCCACTTATTAGTGCGGGAGGATTCGCATACGCTCTACGGATTTTTCGAACCTTCGGAACGCGAAATTTTCAAGTTATTGATCTCAGTTTCGGGCGTAGGAGCCAGCACGGCCAGAACCATGTTGTCGTCCCTGCCACCCAAGCAAGTTCAGCAGGCCATTGCCACGGGAGACGTTGCAGTCATCCAAGGTGTTAAAGGAATTGGTGCAAAAACGGCGCAACGCGTCATTCTGGATTTGAAAGACAAGATCTTGAAAGTGTTTGCAATGGAAGATGTTTCGGACTTTTCGAGCAATACGAATAGAGATGAAGCGTTATCTGCTTTAGAGACTCTTGGTTTCAGTCGAAAACAGACCGACAAGGTGCTGAATAAGATCGTCCAAGAGGATCCGAACGCAAGCGTTGAATCCATCATCAAACTAGCTTTAAAAAACTTATAA